The Corynebacterium occultum sequence CATTCGACTGGGGTTGTGCGGCAGCTCGCATTTATTTCATTGCTGAATCCCCGAACTTGCCTATCATGGAGTCAAGCGCGGTGAGGGTCACAGATCCTCGGCCGCGGTAACTTAGACGAAAGGTTTTACACATGGCTGTTTACGAGCTTCCGGAACTGGATTACGCCTACGACGCACTCGAGCCGCACATCGCCGCCGAGATCATGGAGCTGCACCACTCCAAGCACCACGCCACCTACGTCGGCGGTGCCAACGCAGCCCTCGAGGCACTGGAGAAGGCACGCGAGGAGGGCACCAACCCGGACCAGATCCGCGCACTGTCCAAGAACCTGGCCTTTAACCTCGGTGGCCACACCAACCACTCCATCTTCTGGAAGAACCTCTCCCCCAACGGTGGCGGCGAGCCCACCGGCGAGCTGGCTGAGGCCATCAACCGTGACTTCGGCTCCTTCGCCAAGTTCCAGGACCACTTCAACTCCGCCGCACTGGGCCTGCAGGGCTCCGGCTGGGCCGTCCTGGGCTACGACCACATCGCAGGTCGTCTGGTCATCGAGCAGCTGACCGACCAGCAGGGCAACATCTCCATCGACATCACCCCGCTGCTGATGCTCGACATGTGGGAGCACGCCTTCTACCTGCAGTACAAGAACGTCAAGGCCGACTACGTCAAGGCCGTCTGGAACGTCTTCAACTGGGAAGACGTCGCCGCACGTTACGCTTCCGCCGCCAAGTAAGCACCCCCTCCCCGGGGGCGCTGTAGCGCCCCCGGGGAGGTACACATGCCTGTTCTCGTTGAGAGAACAGGCATTTTGCTTTTCCTCTTCCTTTTCAAAAACCGCTGGTCTCCCACGCTCCCACTCCCCCACCCCAACGTGACCTCGAGTTCACCTACCGGCCACCTGGGGGCGAATCCCCCTCCTCCTACCCTGCCCTCAGGACATTCTCATCACACCATTCGGGTGACAAGAAGCTCCCCCAGAGTGCCTGTGGATGCGTTCCGGGTCACATATAAGTCTCAATAATTGTGATCTCGCCTACGCGTGCGAAACTCTCAGGAAATTGTTCCTGACCCCATTTCGCACCCCTGAGCTGGAGCTTTAGGGGGTCAAAACAAAACGGACATTTCTTTTCCGGAGGATTTTTGCTTGCCGCCTCCCCCGGAAAGGATTAGCGTGTGCGAACAGATCACGGAACGATAACGAAACTGTCACGGTAAGGCAGCTAGGAAAATGGAGAATCAGAGAATGAATTTCGAGTCTGCCGCAGCACAACAGTCCACCACCACCAAGCGCACCATTGGCCGCCGCGTCGGCGTGGCTGCAGTGGTCGGCGTCATGGCCAGCACCACCGGCGTCAGCGCCGCCAACGCCCAGACCCTGGACTACAACACCGTCCAGACCGCTGTCGACCAGTACGCCCCGCAGGCCGCCGCCATGGTCAATGACTATGTCGCCACCGGCAGCTCCGCCAGCGTCCTGCAGAACCTGCCGGTCTCCGACTACGGCACCGGCTTCGGTGTCATCGAGGAGATCGCCGCACCGAGTGTGGTCAAGCCCGCCCAGGGCACCTTCACCTCCGGCTTCGGCCCGCGCTGGGGCAGCATGCACAACGGCATCGACATCGCCAACGCCATCGGCACCCCGATCCAGGCAGTCATGGCCGGCACCGTCATCGACTCCGGCCCCGCCTCCGGTTACGGCCAGTGGATCCGCATCCGCCACGAAGACGGCTCCATCTCCGTCTACGGCCACATGTCCTCCCTCTATGTCGGTGTCGGCCAGTGGGTCTCCGCCGGCCAGACCATCGCCGGCATGGGCTCCGAGGGCTTCTCCACCGGATCCCACCTGCACTTCGAGATCTGGCCCAATGGTGTCACCCCGGTGGACCCCCAGGCCTGGCTCGCCGGGCACGGCATCTACCTCTAGGCCCGGCACCGACCGGACAGCAGCGTCAGCTATTGCTGCCCTGTTCATCCTTCGCCCGCATCAGATCGAGCGTGACCACCCCGCCGATGATCGCCGCCCGCAACTGTGGTGGCACATCAGTGGCGAAGGAGAGGACATAGGTACTGCGTCCCAGCAGTCCCCGCGCCAGGCCCGACCATTGCCGTGATACCCGGGCTGGCACGAGTTCCCCGATCCGGAACTCAAATTCGAAGTCGAAGATGTTACCGTGCAGCTCGACTATCGTCCCCTCGGCCAGGTGCATATCCACCTGCCGACGGAAGAAGGTGAACCGCTTGCGCAGCTGCGCAAGCGGTTTTCCCTGTGGTTCACGCAGTTCAAAGGTGTCCCGACCGAAGTTGAGCGTGTCCTCGATCTCCAGCAGTGGACGACCATCCGCCTCCTGGACCTGCAGCAAACGGCTGCCCATGAAGAAACGGGAGAACCCGGAACCGGAGGTGTGGATGACACCCACCACCTGGCCGTGCTGATTCTCGATATGAAAGTTATTGCTCATGAAGCTGCTCATCTGATGCAGCACCAGCAGATCCTCCTGCAGCAGCGAAGGGGGCCGCTGGGGCTGGGGCGGATCAGAAACCGGCGGCGTGGGGATATCCATTCCCCCATCTTCAGCGCCACAGTCATCCGACGCCAGACCAGCCCGGGAAAAGTTACCCCTCCGCAACCTCAGCGGGGTTCGACTACCCGGGCAGCGACAAAGGCCCGGAACTGGTCCACCGGTGGGGCCGGCTCCTCCGCCCGACGCCAGACCATGCCCAATTCGCGCTGCGCCGGAGGATCCAGGGGACGCAGCACCACCCCGGTGGGTGCGAGATAAGGGTCATCCATCGGTAGCAGCGCCACCCCAAGCCCCGCACTGACCAGTCCCGCCACGGTGGAAAGTTCCATGGACTCGAAGACGAAGGAGGGCTGTAACTCAGCCTTCCGGAACAGTTCATCCAGCAGGAGGCGGGTGCCGTAACCGGGGCGCATGGAAATGAAGTCCTCCCCCGCCACCTCCGCCAGCCGGATCGGCACAGAACCGACACCTGCCAACCGATGATCCTCGGGCAGCGCGATGGCCAGACGTTGGCGGCTCAACCGCACCCACCCCAACGGGGAATCCGGTTCCCCCGCCCCAGTGGGACGTGGCCCCACCAGGGCGATGTCCGCGGTGTCGTCAAGCACCCTTTCCACCAGGCCCTGGGCGGCGTCCTGGTGGAGGGAAAAATGCACCCCGGGATGCGCACTCCGATAGGAACGCAGCAGTTCCGGCACCAGCCAGGTTCCCAGGGAGTGCATGAAATCCAGGCGGACCGTGCCATGTTCGGGATCCATCAGGCGTCGTACCTGGCTCACCCCATTGTCGAGGGCGGCCAATGCGGCCTCCGCCTGGGGGAGGAAGGCCCGGCCCCGGCTATTGAGACGCAGCCTGCGCCCGTGGCGGTCGAAGAGGGTCGCCCCCACCTGCGCCTCCACCCGGGCGATCCGGCGACTCAGGGAGGGCTGGGAGATATCCAGATCCGCCGCGGTGTCACTGAGGTGCCCACTGGCGGCGACGGCCACGAAGCCGGCGAGTTCGGCGAAACCCAGGTTCATGCCCACCCTCCCTTCATGCAGATTATGCATGTATAAATGCTATTTCCTTCATTTTACTAATCATGTCGGAAGGGGCAGCATGAACACATGATGGAAGCGGGACTGCGGGTGGGCGAACGCACCTATAAGCGCGCCACCCTGGCCATGCTCGCCGCCGGGTTGGCGTCCTTTAACGCCATGTACAGCACCCAGGCGATGCTGCCCACCCTGGTGAAGGAACTCGGGATCTCACCCACCGCCTCAGCACTGACGGTTTCCGCCACCACCGGGATGCTGGCACTGTGCATCGTGCCGCTGTCCATCCTCTCCGAGCGTTTCGGACGCGGCCGGATCCTGATCCTCTCCGCACTGCTGGGCACCCTGCTCGGCCTGGCCCTGCCCTTCGTCGCGGGGGCCGGCAGCCTGATTCTGCTGCGCGGCCTGCAGGGCGCACTGATCGCCGGGGTCCCGGCCGTCGCCATGACCTGGCTCAGCGAAGAGGTCCACCCCAAGGACCTCGGCCGGGCGATGGGCACCTACATCGCCGGCACCACCCTCGGCGGGCTCAGCGGCCGACTCATCCCCGCCGGGGTACTTGAGATCGCAGACTGGCGCTGGGCCCTGGGAATCAGCTCAGCGGTGGCACTTGCTCTGGCGATCGCCATGGCGCTGCTGCTGCCCAGGCAGAAAAACTTCCACCCCAAGCAGATCAGCTTCCGATCGGAGCTCTCCGCCATGGCGGGGCACTGGCGCAACCCCCGCCTGAGCGGGCTCTTCCTCATCGCATTCCTCGGCATGGGATCCTTCGTCTCGGTCTACAACTTCCTCGGCTTCCGGCTGATCGAGAGCTTCGGACTCAGCGAGGGTCTGGTGGGCCTGGTGTTCCTGATGTACCTGGCCGGGACCTGGAGTTCCGCCCGCACCGGTGATTGGAGCGATAAATTCGGTCGTGACCGCACCATGATCATCGCCGCCCTGCTCATGCTGGCCGCCCTGGCACTGACAGCGGTGCCGAAGCTGGGGGTGGTGCTCACCGCCCTCTTCCTCTTCACCGCCGCCTTCTTCACCATCCACTCCGCCGCCTCCGGGTGGGTGGGCACCATCGCCACCACGCACCGCGCCGAGGCCTCGAGCATGTATCTCTTCTGCTACTACCTCGGTTCCTCCCTGCTGGGCTGGCTCTCCGGTTTCTTCTTCGCCGAGTTCGGCTGGGCCGGGATGCTCCTCTGGTTGGCGGGCATCCTGCTGGGGCTGCTGGTCCTGGTGGTCTTTCTCACCCGGCGCGAGGCCCCGACACCAGGGGCGGAGGCAGCCTGAGGCAGGGGCACAATTCCCGGGCTCTGGCCGTCGTCCCGGATGCAGGGTTAAATAAGGGCATGGACCCTCGACAGGCGAAGAACAAGGTCGGAAACTCCGCCGACCGGGCTGCCCAGCAGGCTGCCGATCATCCCGTGGTGCTAATTCTCGCCCGAAGCGGTTTCGTGGTGCTGGGGGTGCTCCACATCCTCATCGGCTGGATCGCCATCCGCATCGCCACCGGCAGCGGAACGGAAGAAGCCTCGAACTCCGGCGCACTGCAGGCCATCGCCGAAGCCCCGGGCGGCCAGGTGATGCTGTGGGTGGCGGCGGTGGCACTGGCCGCGCTCGGCCTGTGGCGGTTGAGCCAGCTGTTCACCGGCGAGGAGCTCAAGGACAAGGCCAAGGGGGCGGTCATGGCGGTGGTGTACTTCGCATTGGCTTTGACCACCTCCACCTTCGCTCGGGGTGGTTCCTCCTCGGATGGGGACACCGCCTCGGATGTCACCGCCACGGTGCTGGCGCAGCCGGCGGGCATGGCCCTGGTGATCCTCGCCGGTGCCATCGTGCTGGGGGTCGGTCTCTTCAGCATCTACCGTGGGGCCACCCGCAGCTTCAAGAAGGATCTCGAGGCCCGGGCCGGGGCCGGCAATACCGGTTCCGCGATTGTGGCGGCAGGTGTGGCGGGTTATGTCGCCCGGGGCATCGCCTTCGCCATCCTGGGTGGGTTGATCATCTGGGGTGCCTGGACCAATGATCCGGAGAAGGCCAGCGGGCTGGACATGGCGCTGCGCACCCTGGGTGAGCAGCCCGCCGGGGCGATCGCGCTCATCGTGGTCGGTGTTGGCCTGGCACTCTACGGTCTCTACTCCATCGCCCGGGCCCGCTATATCCGCATGTAGTCCGCTGCCCCTTCCCCCAGCCCGGGGAGGGGGAGCGAGTTTTTCTTTTTCTCCGGATTGCCACGTTTTTATTCGGCGGATTATGTTGGGGTCATGAGCGAGAAGCAGCCTGCCGCACCGGCGCGGAACCGCCGCAGCTGGCACCGTAAGGCCAGCAAACCGGTTTCCCTGTGGCTGGTGTCCCTGGTGGTGGCAGGGCTGATCCATCCGATCATCCCGGAGTACCGCTGGGTGCTCATCCACATCTTCACCCTGGGTGCGGTGACCAACTCGATCCTCATCTGGTCGCAGTATTTCACTGAGAAATTCCTCAACCTGCGACTGCCGGAGGACACCCGGCCAGGTCAGTTGTTGCGCATCCGGATCCTCAATGCCGGCATTCTGCTCACCTTGGCGGGGCAGATGTTGTCGGGGATGTGGGAACGCTCCTGGATCATCACCCAGGTGGGTGCTGCGGTGGTGGCGTTGATCCTGTTGTGGCATGCCGTGTCTTTGGCGCGGCAGTTCTTCCGGGCGGAACGGGGCCGTCGTTTCCGTTCCGCTGTGGTGGCCTATGTGCTCAGTGCGCTCTGCCTGCCGGTGGGGGCGGTCTTCGGGGCGATTCTGGCGACCGGACCCGGTGGTGGTTGGCATGAGCGGCTGCTCTTCGGGCACCTGGTGGCCAATCTGCTGGGTTTTCTGGGTCTGGCGGCGATCGGTTCCCTGGTGGTGCTCTTCCCTGCGATCTGGCGCACCCGGGGTGGCCCGGACCGGACGGCTGTGGTGGTTGCCCTGGCCGCGGGGGGTGTGGCCCTGGCGATCACCGCCGCGCTGCTGGATCATGCTCCGCTCTTCGGCATCGGGCTGCTGCTTCATGCGGCGGGCTGGGTGGTGGCCGGGGTCGGGTGGGCCGGCAATGTGATCACGGTGCTGAAGGATCCCCGGGACCGGGTCAGTTTCGCTGCGGTCTCCATCGCCTGCGCCCCCCTCTGGCTGGTGGGCACCCTGATCTACCTGGCGGTGCAGTCCTTCCTCACTGGTCCGCACCTGAATGAGGTGGCGGTGCCGAGCATCCCCCTGCTGGTGGGTTTCGCCGGCCAGTTGTTGATCGGGGTGATGAGCCACCTGCTGCCCAGCACCATCGGTGGTGGGGCGGGGCCCTTGCGGGCTTCTTCCCGGGAGCTGAACCGTGGGGCACTGCTGCGTTCCACCCTGATCAACGGTGGCCTGGTGTTCTGGTTGCTGGCGGATTCCTCCTGGTTGAAGATCTTCATGTCGCTGCTCAGCATCGGTTCCCTGGCGGTCTTCGTGGTGCTGCTGCCCCGCGGGGTCAGGGCCCAGGCTGCGGTGCTGCGTGGTGCCGCCGAGGCCCCGCCCATCCCGGAGAACCCGAAGCCCCGCACCAACCAGATCACGGCCGCCCTGGCGGTGCTCGCTCTCATCCTGGGCGCTTTCGGCGGCCTGGGAGGACCCGCGGCGGTGACCCCGGTCGCCCCGCAGCCCGCCAGCAGTGCCGGGAATGTCACTGAGGTGGATGTCATCGCCGGGGACATGGTGTTTGAGCCCTCCCAGGTCACCGTCCCGGCAGGGAATCAGCTGATCATCACGCTGCGTAATGAGGACGGGACCGCCCATGATCTCCGCCTGGGCAATGGCATCCGTTCGGGTCGCCTGGTGCCCGGTCAGGAGATCCGGATTGACGCCGGGGTCATCACCGCCGATCTGGCTGGCTGGTGCACCATCGCCGGGCACCACACCCGCGGCATGACCTTCGACATCCTGGTCGGCTAGTCCGCCGCTCACCATCCCCCGGGCTTAACGACGCCCCTCGCCCAGCAGCGGGGCGCCGGGGGCGCCTGCCTCCAGCCAGGCGCGTACCGCCGCGGTGGCCCGGCAATCATCACCGTTGTAGCTGAGCAGCTGAGCCCGGGCGCGGGCTGCCGCCGCGGAGTCCTCCCCCACCGCGATGCGGTAGGCGTGCACTGATTCCTCACCATCGAAACCTGCCTCCGCCCAGTGGAATCCGGCAGCCGGGGCGACGATCTTCAGCCCCAGCCCACCCGGGCCGACCAGCTGCTCCTTGACCAGGCGGAACATGTCGATCCACTGTGCTGAGGAGATGAACTCCCGGACCTCATCCTCAGCCGGGATCCGATGATCGCCATAGCGTTTCCCGGCGAAACGGCGGGCACTGCCCAGCATCCAGTGGTTCTCCCCGTGGGCGGAGTAACAGTAGGCGGCGAAGCTTTCCCCCGCCGCCGCGGCCTGCTCGCGACGCTGCATCAGCCAGGTCCAGAAACGGGCGAAATTCTCCCCCTCAGCATCCCCGCCCAGGCCCTCCCAGGTGACGAAGGGCAGGTACTCCCGGCCGTCGAACACACCCCAGAGGTAGGCCCCCTGATCCAGGTAGGCCTCCACATCTATGTCGATCTCGACATCCGCCCGCGGGGCCTGGAGTTGCGCGCGACGACGCAGCACCGGGATCTCATCCCGCCAGGCCCTGGCCAGGGCGGAGGGTTCCCCCAGCGCGGCGTCGATAAGCCCGGTCACGGTATGGATGCCCTGTTCGCGGTAGGACTGCGCCCGATCCCCGGAGAGGAAGAGACTGATCTCATCCACGGCCTCCAGTTCGGGGGCGCAGAAAGACCAGTAGCGGCAGGAGTCGCATTCCTTGACCCGCCGCGGTTGGGTGGGTGGGGTCACCTGCAGGGCGGCATCCAGGGCCTGCTGGTGGGTGTTACTGGGGGCGAGGAACACCTTGGTGCGATCCTGGCCGATGGCGGCACCCCACCCGGAGTCCAGCTCCACCTCCGCCAAGGCCCGGGCCGCCAGGCTGAGCCGGTAACCGTCGATGGCGTGGTGCCGTTGCTGATAGGGCAGTTCCGTGGGTTTGCGGGCCAGGCCGAGTCTGGTGGTGGATATCGCCAGCATGCTCGCCCCCTCCCTGGGGCGGGCGACCCGGTGATTGCTCACGATCACCGGCAGGTAGGTGCCGTGTGCCATCCGGGCCAGGGCATCTACTTCCAGATACCAGCTGCTCTCCCCGGAACGGCCCCGGAAGACCACCCCGGTGATCAGGTCAGCCTCGGCGGCCAGGGCCTCCAGGGTGTCAAACTCGGCGGACTCGCCATCGGGGATGTCGATACGCAGGAACTTCTTGGGATCGCCCAGGGCCGGAGCCTGGGGCAGGAGTGCGAACACCTCGGCGCGGGCCGCCCTCAGACGGCCCGCACGCTGCTGTCCCACGGAGCTGGGTTCAGTGTCCGGATAACGGTGCCGCTGCACCTGCCGATAACGACAACCCACCAGATCCGTGGGCTGTAATTCCAGTTCTTCGAAGTTTGCACCCACAACAGCACAAGCCTAAGCCAGGAACAAGGGTAATGTTGAATCCAGACTGCACACGGAACAAACTGGGAGTTGGACGGAAAAACATGGGCATTCTCGAGTCGATCCGGAAACGCCGCGCCAAGACCAAGGCGGAGATCCAGGCTGCCAAGGTACGCGCCAAGACCGAGGCCAAGGAGACCGCCAAGTTGGAGCTCCGCCGCTCTAAGCTGTTGGCCAGGCAGGAGAAGAACCTGCTCAACGCTGAAAAGAAGGGCCTGAAGAAGAAGCGCAAGCATGAACGCAAACTGGCTGAGACCGAGCTGGCACGCATCAAGGCGGGCCGCTTCAACAAGGACAAGGTCAGCCGCCTGCTCAGCACCTCACGCCTGCTGCTGCCGGTGCTGCTGCCCCTGGTCTATCGGGCGGTGAACGCCGGCCGCGAGAAGTTCATCGAGGCCCGCGCCAACAATCTCGGCGTCAGCAGCGATGAGCTGGCCCAGTTCTCCGGCCACGGCGCCCCGATCAAGGCCCGGATGCAGGGCCTCCAGCACAACCTCGAGAACTCCTCCCTGCCCGTGGGCTTCATCCGGGATGCCGAGGAGCGTCTCAAGGAACTCGGTGCGGCCGTGGACAACGCTGAATACATGACTCCGGAGCAGCGTCGCCGCGCCCACCGGACCATCAACCAGGACATTGATCTGCTGGTGGATGAGATCCAGGTCAAGCTCCGCCAGTAGCTGCACCCCCCTGGCAAGGCAACACCGCAGCACTCCCCCTGACTTTCCCAGGGGGAGTGCTGCGGTGCTTTTTCATGTCCGGCCCACTTAAGGGACGGATGGCAGGGGTTAGGGCAATACGCCCAGCCCCGAGGCCGGGATCAGTTGCCCAACCCCGCCGCAGTCTGCCGATAAAGATCCTCCAGAGAGCGCACCGCCGGGTCGTGCCAACGCTTTTCCACCATGCTGATCGGCAGCAGCGTGTTCTCCCCGGGACCACCCCAGAGCACAATCTCCACGGCGGTACTCTTCTTCAGTCCCACCCAGTCCAGGTCGTGCTCCATCGCCAGCAGCTGGCCGAAGGCCACTGCATAGAGCCGGATGATCCGGCCCGGCTCCGGTCGGCGGTGCGCCGGCTGGGCCGCCCAGTCCTCCCGCTCCGCCTCGAAGGCCTCGCCCAGGGTGTCGATCCCCTTGAGCAGTCCCCTGGACTCCGCGGTGGCCAGCAACCCGCCAAGCCACTCCTCTTCCACGGAACTCAACTCAACCAACTGAGGTTCGGCAGTTTCACGGCGGTCATCCGAGGGAATTTTTCCTGAAGTATCCATGCCCCGCAGGCTAATGGTTCTTTCCCCGCTTCTCAGCGGAAAAGAGAAATGACCCGAAAATCCGCCGGTGATAAGGGGGAGATAAGGGGATGAATGTCCATTTCGATGGGAAAATACACGATGCATAGCGGCTATTTACCCTCCTTCTTTCCACCACTTCCCGACTCGGGCTGCTTCTCCATTCTCAGGTCGGCACCTCGGGATGAATTCTCCACATAATTCTCCTACCCGCCAGGGGCAGGGAGGTAACCCGGATTACCCACCCACTGAAATTCAACGGAAAGACGCGCAAAGTGATTTAACTCCCCATCCCCGGACATAAAGAGAAGATCAGACACCACCTGAAGCATCATTGAAAACACGACGACACTGAATGGGGTCTCAATAAGTCCCAAAGAAGACGATGGGGATTCAAAAACCTCACCGGAATTAATATCCACCCCATAATGGAGGACCCATTTTAAGGGGGCATATTCATAATGTTCCGGGGAAGAATTTATCTTCCCCTCCCCATTTCATTATTAGATAATTTCTTGACCTGCATTTTTAATTAATTTTCCGGGAAAGGCCGGGAAATAAGCGCAGGGAGTTTCAGGGACAATATTAATGGAGGTCTCTTCCCTCATGCGGCCATCACCTATATAATTCAGTGGTGCCTCAGGCCTTTAAGTCCGGACTTTGTAACCCGTTTTAGACTTTGCTTAATGGACATGATAATTGTACAATTTCCCTGACATCAGGGTGGATATTTTAAAAACCGACATGAATACGGTGCCCCTGAATCAGGTGGCTATTTTTCAATTCATGTCAGTCATATCCATCGCCCGCAGGTACTTGATCGACGCCTCGGGTGAATCTTCACTTTCTAGGAGAATTAATGGCACGCCGGGAAATTACCCAATACTTCGACGATCTGGATGACACCCCCTTGGAAGAACATCAACTCCACGTGGTCCGCTTCTCCTATGAAGGCAGTGACTATATTCTCGACCTCTCTGAGGAAAATGCCGAGAAATTCCGCGAAATGGTGCACCCCTATCTGGAGGTCGCCCGCAAGGTCACCCCGACCCGTGGCGGCAGCGCCGACTCCCGGACCCCGGTCAACTCCCGGGATGTCCGCCGCTGGGCCCTGGAGAAGGGCCTGAAGGTGGCCAATCGTGGCAAGATCCCCTTCGAGATCATCGAGGCCTATCAGAAGGCCCACGCCTGATCATCCCTCTCCCCGGCCCCCGGTGAACTGCCCCCACTAAAAGAGGCCACCGGGAACCCCTGAGAAAGTGCCGCCGACGTTCCCGCTGCCCCCATCCCCCCAGGGGCCTCCGGAACGTCGGTTTCCCTGTTTCTCCCCCCGGCCCCCCGGCTGACCCAACCCCCTCTTAAAGCACGCCCTGCTCGCGAGCGGAGGCCACCGCCGAGGTGCGGGAACGAACCCCCAGCTTGTCGTAGATGTGCACCAGATGGGATTTCACGGTGGCCTCACTAAGCAGCAGCAGCCGACCGATCTCCCGGTTTGAGGCACCCCCGGCCACCAGCTTGAGCACCTCCAGCTCCCGCGGGGTCAGGGAGCTGCGTGGGGTACGAACCCTGGTCATCAGTTTGTCGGCGACGATCGGGGAGAGCGCGGAGTCCCCCTCCGCGGTGGAACGCACCGCGGCGAGCAGTTCCACCGGCGGGGCATCCTTGAGCAGGTACCCCACCGCGCCGGCTTCAATGGCGCCGAGGATGTCGGCGTCGGTGTCATAGTTGGTCACCACCAGCACCTTGGGTGGGGTGCTCATGGTGGAGCGGATGGTGGCGGTGGCCTCCGCCCCACCCATCACCCGGGTGCCTTCCACACCAGCCCCGAAGCGCAGGTCCATCAACATCACATCGATGCCCCCGGCCTGAGCGGCGGCGATGGCGGCTTCGGCGGTGGCAACTTCGCCGACCACCTCAATGTCTTCGGCGCTTTCGAGCACAGCCCGCAACCCCATGCGGACGATCTCGTGGTCATCTGCGAGTAGCACGCGGATCATGACAGACAACAGCTCCTTCGGATACGCCGGAGGCAGGTGGCATCCGGCTGCTGAGGTATACCTTAGCTGTTGGGGCCCACCGGTCCCGAAGCCCAACTTCCTCCCTGCTGTTACGCTCCGAATTCCGGTACTTCCCGGGGAAGAGCCACCGATACCGCGGTCCCCTGCCCCGGCGCGGATTCCACCTCAAGGCTGCCACCGAGTTCCCGGGCTCGCTGGCGCATCGCGTCCAGGCCGACATGTCCCAGGCCGACGGGCCGTTGGGCGACCTCCCCGGGGTCGAAGCCACAGCCGTCGTCCACGACGTCGAGACGCACCTCCTCCTCCCCGTAGGAGAGGCTGATGCGGCAGCGCTCGG is a genomic window containing:
- a CDS encoding superoxide dismutase; its protein translation is MAVYELPELDYAYDALEPHIAAEIMELHHSKHHATYVGGANAALEALEKAREEGTNPDQIRALSKNLAFNLGGHTNHSIFWKNLSPNGGGEPTGELAEAINRDFGSFAKFQDHFNSAALGLQGSGWAVLGYDHIAGRLVIEQLTDQQGNISIDITPLLMLDMWEHAFYLQYKNVKADYVKAVWNVFNWEDVAARYASAAK
- a CDS encoding M23 family metallopeptidase, which produces MNFESAAAQQSTTTKRTIGRRVGVAAVVGVMASTTGVSAANAQTLDYNTVQTAVDQYAPQAAAMVNDYVATGSSASVLQNLPVSDYGTGFGVIEEIAAPSVVKPAQGTFTSGFGPRWGSMHNGIDIANAIGTPIQAVMAGTVIDSGPASGYGQWIRIRHEDGSISVYGHMSSLYVGVGQWVSAGQTIAGMGSEGFSTGSHLHFEIWPNGVTPVDPQAWLAGHGIYL
- a CDS encoding LURP-one-related/scramblase family protein — translated: MDIPTPPVSDPPQPQRPPSLLQEDLLVLHQMSSFMSNNFHIENQHGQVVGVIHTSGSGFSRFFMGSRLLQVQEADGRPLLEIEDTLNFGRDTFELREPQGKPLAQLRKRFTFFRRQVDMHLAEGTIVELHGNIFDFEFEFRIGELVPARVSRQWSGLARGLLGRSTYVLSFATDVPPQLRAAIIGGVVTLDLMRAKDEQGSNS
- a CDS encoding LysR family transcriptional regulator, with the translated sequence MHNLHEGRVGMNLGFAELAGFVAVAASGHLSDTAADLDISQPSLSRRIARVEAQVGATLFDRHGRRLRLNSRGRAFLPQAEAALAALDNGVSQVRRLMDPEHGTVRLDFMHSLGTWLVPELLRSYRSAHPGVHFSLHQDAAQGLVERVLDDTADIALVGPRPTGAGEPDSPLGWVRLSRQRLAIALPEDHRLAGVGSVPIRLAEVAGEDFISMRPGYGTRLLLDELFRKAELQPSFVFESMELSTVAGLVSAGLGVALLPMDDPYLAPTGVVLRPLDPPAQRELGMVWRRAEEPAPPVDQFRAFVAARVVEPR
- a CDS encoding MFS transporter is translated as MMEAGLRVGERTYKRATLAMLAAGLASFNAMYSTQAMLPTLVKELGISPTASALTVSATTGMLALCIVPLSILSERFGRGRILILSALLGTLLGLALPFVAGAGSLILLRGLQGALIAGVPAVAMTWLSEEVHPKDLGRAMGTYIAGTTLGGLSGRLIPAGVLEIADWRWALGISSAVALALAIAMALLLPRQKNFHPKQISFRSELSAMAGHWRNPRLSGLFLIAFLGMGSFVSVYNFLGFRLIESFGLSEGLVGLVFLMYLAGTWSSARTGDWSDKFGRDRTMIIAALLMLAALALTAVPKLGVVLTALFLFTAAFFTIHSAASGWVGTIATTHRAEASSMYLFCYYLGSSLLGWLSGFFFAEFGWAGMLLWLAGILLGLLVLVVFLTRREAPTPGAEAA
- a CDS encoding DUF1206 domain-containing protein, encoding MDPRQAKNKVGNSADRAAQQAADHPVVLILARSGFVVLGVLHILIGWIAIRIATGSGTEEASNSGALQAIAEAPGGQVMLWVAAVALAALGLWRLSQLFTGEELKDKAKGAVMAVVYFALALTTSTFARGGSSSDGDTASDVTATVLAQPAGMALVILAGAIVLGVGLFSIYRGATRSFKKDLEARAGAGNTGSAIVAAGVAGYVARGIAFAILGGLIIWGAWTNDPEKASGLDMALRTLGEQPAGAIALIVVGVGLALYGLYSIARARYIRM
- a CDS encoding cupredoxin domain-containing protein; translation: MSEKQPAAPARNRRSWHRKASKPVSLWLVSLVVAGLIHPIIPEYRWVLIHIFTLGAVTNSILIWSQYFTEKFLNLRLPEDTRPGQLLRIRILNAGILLTLAGQMLSGMWERSWIITQVGAAVVALILLWHAVSLARQFFRAERGRRFRSAVVAYVLSALCLPVGAVFGAILATGPGGGWHERLLFGHLVANLLGFLGLAAIGSLVVLFPAIWRTRGGPDRTAVVVALAAGGVALAITAALLDHAPLFGIGLLLHAAGWVVAGVGWAGNVITVLKDPRDRVSFAAVSIACAPLWLVGTLIYLAVQSFLTGPHLNEVAVPSIPLLVGFAGQLLIGVMSHLLPSTIGGGAGPLRASSRELNRGALLRSTLINGGLVFWLLADSSWLKIFMSLLSIGSLAVFVVLLPRGVRAQAAVLRGAAEAPPIPENPKPRTNQITAALAVLALILGAFGGLGGPAAVTPVAPQPASSAGNVTEVDVIAGDMVFEPSQVTVPAGNQLIITLRNEDGTAHDLRLGNGIRSGRLVPGQEIRIDAGVITADLAGWCTIAGHHTRGMTFDILVG
- a CDS encoding TM0106 family RecB-like putative nuclease, which produces MGANFEELELQPTDLVGCRYRQVQRHRYPDTEPSSVGQQRAGRLRAARAEVFALLPQAPALGDPKKFLRIDIPDGESAEFDTLEALAAEADLITGVVFRGRSGESSWYLEVDALARMAHGTYLPVIVSNHRVARPREGASMLAISTTRLGLARKPTELPYQQRHHAIDGYRLSLAARALAEVELDSGWGAAIGQDRTKVFLAPSNTHQQALDAALQVTPPTQPRRVKECDSCRYWSFCAPELEAVDEISLFLSGDRAQSYREQGIHTVTGLIDAALGEPSALARAWRDEIPVLRRRAQLQAPRADVEIDIDVEAYLDQGAYLWGVFDGREYLPFVTWEGLGGDAEGENFARFWTWLMQRREQAAAAGESFAAYCYSAHGENHWMLGSARRFAGKRYGDHRIPAEDEVREFISSAQWIDMFRLVKEQLVGPGGLGLKIVAPAAGFHWAEAGFDGEESVHAYRIAVGEDSAAAARARAQLLSYNGDDCRATAAVRAWLEAGAPGAPLLGEGRR